Proteins from a single region of Streptomyces glaucescens:
- a CDS encoding metallophosphoesterase family protein, with translation MIRIAAVGDIHMGPDSQGVLRPAFETLPDCADVLLLAGDLTRHGTPEEARVVAREVKDLGVPVVAVLGNHDHHDERPDEVTAILQDGGVQVLEGQETVLDCAGGRVGVAGTKGFCGGFAGRNAGEFGEPLMKEFVRYTRRSADSLRTALERLGEQGCDARVALTHFSPVPDTLAGEPLEIYPFLGSYLLAEAIDTAGADLAVHGHAHAGTEHGMTSGGVRVRNVAQPVIGRAFHVYHLQVPERVATGSSAESAG, from the coding sequence ATGATCCGCATCGCAGCCGTCGGTGACATCCACATGGGCCCCGACAGCCAGGGAGTGCTGCGGCCCGCGTTCGAGACCCTGCCCGACTGTGCCGACGTCCTGCTCCTGGCGGGCGACCTGACCCGGCACGGCACTCCCGAGGAGGCCCGGGTGGTGGCGCGGGAGGTCAAGGACCTGGGGGTGCCGGTCGTGGCGGTCCTGGGCAACCACGACCACCACGACGAGCGGCCCGACGAGGTCACGGCGATCCTCCAGGACGGTGGTGTCCAGGTGCTGGAGGGGCAGGAGACGGTGCTGGACTGCGCGGGGGGCCGGGTCGGCGTGGCCGGCACCAAGGGGTTCTGCGGCGGCTTCGCGGGCCGCAACGCCGGGGAGTTCGGCGAGCCGCTGATGAAGGAGTTCGTGCGCTACACGCGCCGGTCCGCCGACAGCCTGCGCACGGCGCTGGAGCGGCTCGGCGAGCAGGGCTGCGACGCGCGGGTCGCGCTGACCCACTTCTCCCCCGTGCCGGACACGCTGGCGGGCGAGCCGCTGGAAATCTACCCGTTCCTCGGCAGCTACCTGCTGGCCGAGGCGATCGACACCGCCGGAGCCGACCTCGCGGTGCACGGGCACGCCCACGCGGGCACCGAGCACGGTATGACCAGTGGCGGCGTACGGGTGCGCAACGTCGCCCAGCCGGTCATCGGACGGGCCTTCCACGTGTACCACCTCCAGGTGCCCGAGCGGGTGGCGACGGGCAGTTCCGCGGAGTCGGCGGGCTGA
- a CDS encoding HD domain-containing protein — MTTQTISGVPSLPDTPVARRALALVRDTESTATANHSIRAWLFARLRADHEGAVPGRDYDPQLLFLACVLHDIGLTEAGDRHQRFEVDGADTAAEFLTGQGLPAPDVDAVWEAIALHTSPGIAERRGPLCALVHQGTGMDFGIGTECVDDETGARIHAAYPRLSMATTLTDEIVAQARRRPEKAPHFTVAGELLRERSAPPYTTWMETHAASGRWGN; from the coding sequence ATGACCACGCAGACGATCAGCGGCGTCCCGTCGCTCCCCGACACCCCCGTCGCCCGCCGCGCCCTGGCACTGGTGCGCGACACGGAATCCACGGCGACCGCCAACCACAGCATCCGCGCCTGGCTGTTCGCCCGCCTGCGCGCCGACCACGAAGGCGCCGTCCCGGGCCGTGACTACGACCCCCAGCTGCTGTTCCTGGCCTGCGTCCTGCACGACATCGGGCTCACCGAGGCCGGGGACCGCCACCAGCGGTTCGAGGTGGACGGCGCCGACACGGCCGCCGAGTTCCTCACCGGGCAGGGCCTGCCGGCACCGGACGTCGACGCGGTGTGGGAGGCGATCGCGCTGCACACCTCGCCCGGGATCGCCGAACGCCGCGGCCCGCTGTGCGCGCTGGTGCACCAGGGGACCGGCATGGACTTCGGCATCGGCACGGAATGCGTCGACGACGAGACCGGCGCCCGGATCCACGCCGCCTACCCGCGGCTGTCGATGGCGACCACCCTCACCGACGAGATCGTGGCGCAGGCCCGCCGGCGCCCGGAGAAGGCCCCGCACTTCACCGTCGCGGGGGAGCTGCTGCGCGAGAGGTCCGCTCCGCCGTACACGACGTGGATGGAGACCCACGCCGCCTCGGGCCGCTGGGGCAACTGA